The following coding sequences lie in one Coraliomargarita parva genomic window:
- a CDS encoding Gfo/Idh/MocA family protein, giving the protein MSSSPNIPSKVRFALVGCGVIAKTQVRALLEMKEQVDLVCLCDIDESQAQALSEEFDIPTMDLDTLCRDTTIEAVTVCTPSGLHADLAVRLMEAGKHVIVEKPMDITVEACQRMLDAANDSGRKLAVISQHRFDPSSRAVIAAREKGDLGELVFVEARVPWFRSQEYYDSAGWRGTMAMDGGGCMMNQGIHTIDLMLWMAGPVRRVSAQTRICAHERIEVEDLALITVEFENGMLGSVMASTSLYPGYPCSLGLYGQKGSALIEGDGLKTLAVEGKETLEGEGANAHARQVAAGGTRSATAAVDAGESYQWSWGDAHQAQFQDFVEAIREDRSPAVDGHCGLAAVEFILACYESAKADGQWVHLTGSACLA; this is encoded by the coding sequence ATGTCTTCATCTCCAAATATTCCATCTAAAGTCCGTTTTGCACTGGTCGGGTGCGGTGTGATCGCAAAGACACAGGTCCGAGCACTGCTTGAGATGAAAGAGCAGGTGGACTTGGTCTGCCTGTGCGATATCGACGAAAGCCAAGCACAGGCACTTTCCGAGGAATTTGACATCCCGACAATGGATCTGGATACGCTTTGCCGCGATACCACGATCGAGGCGGTGACGGTCTGCACCCCCAGCGGGCTTCATGCGGACCTCGCGGTTCGCCTCATGGAGGCAGGCAAGCATGTCATCGTCGAGAAGCCGATGGATATCACAGTCGAGGCTTGCCAGCGCATGCTTGACGCGGCCAATGACTCGGGAAGAAAACTGGCGGTCATCTCGCAGCACCGCTTTGATCCATCATCCCGTGCCGTGATCGCAGCTCGCGAGAAGGGGGATCTGGGGGAACTCGTCTTTGTGGAAGCACGCGTTCCTTGGTTCCGATCCCAGGAATACTACGATTCCGCAGGTTGGCGCGGCACGATGGCCATGGACGGCGGCGGTTGCATGATGAATCAGGGGATCCATACCATCGACCTGATGCTCTGGATGGCGGGCCCCGTGCGCCGGGTGAGTGCGCAGACACGCATTTGTGCGCATGAGCGCATTGAAGTCGAGGACCTCGCCCTCATCACCGTAGAATTTGAAAACGGCATGCTGGGGTCGGTCATGGCCTCCACTTCCCTGTATCCCGGCTATCCTTGCAGTCTCGGCCTCTACGGGCAAAAAGGGTCTGCATTGATTGAGGGGGACGGCTTAAAGACACTCGCCGTCGAGGGTAAAGAGACACTGGAAGGGGAGGGCGCCAATGCTCATGCCCGGCAAGTGGCCGCCGGAGGTACACGCTCCGCTACCGCCGCAGTGGATGCGGGCGAGTCGTATCAATGGTCCTGGGGGGATGCCCATCAGGCGCAATTTCAGGATTTCGTAGAGGCCATCCGTGAGGATCGTTCGCCGGCAGTCGACGGACACTGCGGGTTGGCTGCGGTCGAGTTTATCCTGGCCTGTTACGAGTCGGCGAAGGCCGACGGCCAGTGGGTCCATTTGACTGGATCGGCTTGCCTGGCCTAA
- a CDS encoding lytic transglycosylase domain-containing protein — protein MIRIAVALSSAIALLAILLGHHIRPRTEPVEPETVWAYIAETAPQSGIDAEFVYALAWAESSLNAKARSSVARGIMQVTRGAWEQVSDESYREAWEWKTNIRVAVDYLAFCKDYLQENGHFSYPLLAASYRYGPYYVSDKGFDVNRMRKPSNSIYRQIFQGNSRPVSPPYPD, from the coding sequence ATGATTCGTATCGCCGTGGCGTTGAGCTCCGCGATCGCCCTGCTGGCCATCCTACTGGGGCACCACATTCGTCCACGTACCGAGCCTGTGGAACCGGAAACAGTTTGGGCCTACATTGCGGAAACCGCACCGCAGTCCGGAATTGATGCGGAGTTTGTCTATGCGCTTGCATGGGCGGAAAGCAGCTTGAATGCGAAAGCCCGAAGTTCGGTTGCCCGGGGCATCATGCAAGTCACCCGGGGGGCATGGGAGCAGGTAAGTGATGAATCCTACAGGGAGGCATGGGAATGGAAGACGAACATTCGTGTCGCGGTCGATTACCTGGCATTTTGCAAGGACTACCTTCAGGAGAACGGGCATTTCAGCTATCCGCTGCTGGCCGCGAGTTACCGCTACGGACCGTACTATGTCAGCGATAAGGGATTTGATGTCAATAGGATGCGAAAGCCGTCAAACAGCATATACCGTCAGATCTTCCAGGGGAACTCCCGCCCCGTCTCACCTCCGTACCCGGACTAG
- a CDS encoding aminotransferase class V-fold PLP-dependent enzyme has protein sequence MSDPKTFDYRSVRKDFPILASQVRGKPLTYLDNAATGQKPLAVVEAVQRYYALENSNIHRGIHYLSEKATDAYEATRGKTAAFIGATDPDEIIFVRGTTEGINLVAHGFSNAILQAGDEILISHMEHHANIVPWQIAAERTGAVLKVIPVLDDGSLDMEAYEDLLSERTKLVSIVHISNALGSINPVEAVIEKAHARGIPVLVDGAQSSPHMPINVAAMGCDFFVFSGHKVFGPTGIGVLWGKREWLERLPPYQSGGDMIEKVDFEGTTYKGIPGKFEAGTPHIAGVIGLSAAIDYLQGLDRSAALAHEGALLQAATEQLSAIDGLRIIGTAAKKASVVSFLIDEVHPHDIGTFLDADGVAVRAGHHCAMPLLKRFGVPATARASFAFYNDFEDVERLVSAVSKLKRFFT, from the coding sequence GTGAGTGATCCGAAGACATTTGATTACCGGTCCGTCCGGAAGGATTTTCCTATCCTTGCCTCGCAGGTACGCGGCAAGCCTCTGACCTATCTGGACAATGCCGCGACCGGGCAGAAGCCCCTTGCGGTTGTCGAGGCAGTGCAGCGCTACTACGCATTGGAAAATTCCAATATTCACCGGGGTATTCACTACCTGAGTGAAAAAGCGACCGACGCCTATGAAGCGACCCGGGGTAAAACCGCAGCGTTTATCGGTGCGACCGATCCGGACGAAATCATCTTCGTGCGTGGAACCACCGAAGGCATTAACCTTGTGGCGCATGGTTTTTCGAATGCGATCCTTCAAGCGGGTGATGAAATTCTTATTTCGCACATGGAGCACCACGCCAACATTGTGCCCTGGCAAATCGCAGCCGAACGCACCGGAGCGGTGCTGAAAGTGATTCCGGTGCTGGATGACGGTTCGCTTGATATGGAGGCTTACGAGGACCTCTTGAGCGAGCGGACAAAGCTGGTATCTATCGTGCACATCTCGAACGCGCTTGGCAGCATCAATCCGGTTGAAGCGGTGATTGAGAAGGCGCACGCACGCGGCATTCCGGTGTTGGTGGATGGCGCACAGTCCTCCCCCCACATGCCGATCAACGTGGCTGCGATGGGCTGCGACTTCTTCGTCTTTTCCGGCCATAAGGTGTTCGGTCCCACCGGGATCGGAGTGCTCTGGGGAAAGCGGGAATGGCTGGAGCGCCTGCCGCCATATCAGAGCGGCGGCGATATGATCGAAAAGGTTGATTTTGAAGGAACGACCTACAAGGGGATCCCCGGCAAGTTCGAAGCGGGCACGCCTCATATTGCCGGTGTGATCGGCCTCTCGGCCGCGATTGACTACCTGCAGGGGCTTGATCGTTCCGCTGCCTTGGCGCACGAAGGCGCCTTGCTACAGGCGGCTACGGAGCAACTCTCTGCCATTGACGGCCTTCGTATCATCGGCACCGCCGCGAAGAAAGCATCGGTGGTTTCATTCCTCATTGACGAGGTACACCCACATGACATCGGCACCTTTCTGGATGCAGACGGGGTGGCTGTCCGTGCCGGTCATCATTGTGCCATGCCGCTGCTGAAGCGCTTCGGAGTCCCCGCTACGGCACGTGCATCATTCGCATTCTACAATGACTTCGAAGACGTGGAGCGTCTAGTCTCAGCAGTGAGCAAGCTCAAGCGATTCTTCACTTAG
- the xseB gene encoding exodeoxyribonuclease VII small subunit has product MTKKSVESLSFEQALEKLETIIEEMEGGETPLAELVAKFEEGSRLLKACQSKLNEAELKIEKLNLDTGTTEAFEDDPSDA; this is encoded by the coding sequence ATGACGAAAAAATCTGTGGAGTCGCTTAGTTTTGAGCAAGCCTTGGAGAAACTCGAAACCATTATCGAGGAGATGGAAGGTGGGGAAACACCACTGGCTGAGCTAGTTGCAAAATTCGAGGAAGGAAGTCGCCTGCTTAAGGCCTGCCAGTCGAAGCTGAACGAGGCGGAGCTCAAAATCGAGAAGTTGAACCTTGATACTGGTACAACTGAGGCTTTCGAAGACGACCCTTCGGACGCGTAA